From a region of the Synechococcus sp. RS9916 genome:
- the pds gene encoding 15-cis-phytoene desaturase, translating into MRIAIAGAGLAGLSCAKYLADAGHTPVVLESRDVLGGKVAAWKDEDGDWYETGLHIFFGAYPNMLQLFKELNIEDRLQWKSHSMIFNQPEEPGTYSRFDFPDLPAPVNGVAAILGNNDMLTWPEKISFGLGLVPAMLRGQGYVEECDKYSWTEWLRIHNIPERVNDEVFIAMSKALNFIDPDEISATVVLTALNRFLQEKNGSQMAFLDGAPPERLCEPIVEHIEARGGEVHLNSPLREIKLNPDGSVASFLIGGVKGQETREIHADAYVSALPVDPFKLLLPEPWKQMEVFQKLDGLRGVPVINLHLWFDRKLTDIDHLLFSRSPLLSVYADMSITCREYEDPDKSMLELVFAPAKDWIGRPDEEIIEATMGELKKLFPMHFGGDNPATLRKYKVVKTPLSVYKTTPGCQQLRPDQTTPIKNFFLAGDYTMQRYLASMEGAVLSGKLCAGAVDRKSGQLASSTPVSAPVSA; encoded by the coding sequence ATGCGCATCGCCATTGCAGGGGCCGGTTTGGCCGGACTCTCCTGCGCGAAGTATCTGGCGGATGCCGGTCATACCCCGGTGGTGCTCGAGTCCCGTGATGTGCTCGGCGGCAAGGTGGCGGCCTGGAAGGACGAGGACGGCGACTGGTATGAGACCGGCCTTCACATCTTTTTCGGGGCCTACCCGAACATGCTGCAGCTGTTCAAGGAGCTGAACATCGAGGACCGGCTGCAGTGGAAGAGCCACTCGATGATCTTCAACCAGCCTGAGGAGCCTGGCACCTACAGCCGTTTCGATTTCCCCGACTTACCCGCCCCGGTGAACGGCGTTGCAGCGATCCTGGGGAACAACGACATGCTCACTTGGCCGGAGAAGATCAGCTTCGGTCTCGGTCTCGTGCCCGCCATGCTGCGCGGACAGGGCTATGTCGAAGAGTGCGACAAGTACTCCTGGACTGAGTGGCTTCGCATCCACAACATTCCAGAGCGGGTGAATGACGAGGTGTTCATCGCCATGAGCAAGGCGCTCAATTTCATCGATCCTGATGAAATCTCCGCCACGGTGGTGCTCACCGCGCTCAATCGCTTTCTTCAGGAGAAGAACGGTTCCCAGATGGCCTTCCTGGATGGAGCTCCCCCGGAACGGCTCTGTGAACCCATCGTTGAGCACATCGAAGCGCGCGGAGGCGAGGTGCACCTCAACAGCCCTCTGCGTGAGATCAAGCTCAATCCGGATGGCAGCGTCGCTTCGTTCTTGATTGGCGGAGTGAAGGGCCAGGAAACCCGGGAAATCCACGCCGATGCCTACGTCAGCGCCTTGCCAGTGGATCCCTTCAAGCTGCTGCTACCCGAGCCCTGGAAGCAAATGGAGGTGTTCCAGAAGCTGGATGGCCTGCGAGGTGTTCCTGTGATCAACCTGCACCTGTGGTTTGACCGCAAGCTCACCGACATCGACCATCTGCTCTTCAGCCGCTCTCCTCTGCTCAGTGTCTACGCCGACATGAGCATCACCTGCCGGGAATACGAGGACCCAGATAAATCCATGCTCGAGCTGGTGTTTGCCCCAGCAAAGGACTGGATCGGTCGCCCGGACGAAGAGATCATCGAAGCCACCATGGGCGAGCTCAAGAAGCTGTTCCCCATGCACTTCGGTGGCGACAACCCCGCCACCCTGCGCAAGTACAAGGTGGTGAAAACACCGTTGTCGGTCTACAAGACCACTCCCGGATGCCAGCAGCTTCGTCCGGATCAGACCACACCGATTAAGAACTTCTTCCTGGCGGGGGACTACACCATGCAGCGCTATCTGGCGTCGATGGAAGGTGCGGTGCTCAGTGGCAAGCTCTGCGCTGGCGCAGTGGACCGCAAGAGCGGCCAGCTGGCATCATCGACCCCTGTCAGCGCGCCGGTGTCGGCCTGA
- a CDS encoding phytoene synthase produces the protein MPLAALNLEAAYESCRQETATWAKTFYLGTLLLPPEKRRAIWAIYVWCRRTDELMDSEEAQARPVSELAERLDRWEAKTRALFEGKIADDLDAVMVDTLERFPQSIQPYLDMIEGQRMDLTWTRYPTFKDLRLYCYRVAGTVGLMTEGVMGIDQAYTTAPWSHVPNTSDAAVALGIANQLTNILRDVGEDRGRGRIYLPQEDLERFGYSEEDLMAGRLNDAWRALMAFQLERAREWFARSEAGIRWLSADARWPVWTSLRLYRGILDVIEQLDYDVFQNRAYVGRLGKMLELPRSYVIAQTR, from the coding sequence ATGCCCCTCGCCGCACTGAATCTCGAGGCTGCCTACGAGAGTTGTCGGCAGGAAACGGCGACCTGGGCGAAAACCTTCTATCTCGGCACCCTGCTGCTTCCTCCTGAGAAGCGCAGGGCGATCTGGGCCATCTATGTCTGGTGCCGACGCACCGATGAATTGATGGACAGCGAAGAGGCCCAGGCGCGTCCGGTGTCTGAGCTGGCTGAGCGTCTCGATCGCTGGGAAGCCAAGACCCGTGCGCTGTTTGAGGGCAAGATCGCCGACGACCTTGACGCGGTGATGGTGGACACGCTTGAGCGCTTCCCACAGTCGATTCAGCCCTACCTCGACATGATCGAAGGTCAGCGGATGGATCTCACCTGGACCCGCTATCCGACGTTCAAGGATCTGCGTCTCTACTGCTATCGGGTGGCTGGCACCGTCGGTTTGATGACGGAAGGGGTGATGGGCATCGATCAGGCCTACACAACAGCGCCCTGGAGCCATGTCCCCAACACGTCCGATGCGGCAGTGGCCTTGGGGATCGCCAACCAACTCACCAATATCCTGCGCGATGTCGGAGAAGACCGGGGGCGAGGTCGGATTTATCTGCCTCAGGAGGACCTTGAACGGTTCGGCTACAGCGAGGAGGACTTGATGGCGGGCCGTCTCAATGACGCCTGGAGGGCTCTGATGGCTTTTCAGCTGGAGCGAGCCCGTGAGTGGTTTGCGCGCTCTGAGGCTGGTATCCGCTGGTTGTCAGCTGATGCTCGCTGGCCTGTTTGGACCTCTCTGCGTCTGTATCGCGGCATTCTTGATGTCATTGAACAGCTCGATTACGACGTCTTCCAAAACCGGGCTTATGTCGGTCGGCTTGGAAAGATGCTGGAGTTGCCCCGGTCCTACGTGATTGCGCAGACCCGTTGA
- a CDS encoding DUF3172 domain-containing protein, whose product MSRSPYDRPRYDGPQGRGPRDNRPRDDRGSYGRQPSSGRYDPGRRPPGGRPPGGQPPGGPPGGGGMKFNTATAAVLAGVLVVGIGIGSAVTSTTQGDQGNIASSQQLDMAVPDPEFCRQWGASAYVMDLEMYTTMNPVSSFVTQPALQAGCVIRRENWAVLRKEGAITPAQERECKQRMNTFAYIGSIRDKPFVRCVYQTDVRENKFITKGVADDSVGLTPEADQF is encoded by the coding sequence TTGAGCCGCTCCCCCTACGACCGTCCGCGCTACGACGGCCCCCAGGGCAGAGGTCCTCGGGACAACCGGCCCCGTGACGACAGGGGTAGCTATGGCCGGCAGCCATCCTCTGGGCGCTACGACCCAGGCAGACGGCCCCCTGGCGGTCGCCCCCCAGGCGGACAGCCTCCGGGGGGACCACCTGGTGGTGGCGGGATGAAATTCAACACGGCCACAGCGGCGGTCCTCGCCGGTGTGCTCGTTGTGGGCATCGGGATCGGCAGTGCTGTGACCAGCACCACCCAGGGCGATCAAGGCAACATCGCCAGCAGCCAACAACTCGACATGGCCGTACCGGATCCCGAGTTCTGCAGGCAGTGGGGCGCCAGTGCCTATGTGATGGACCTGGAGATGTACACGACCATGAACCCGGTCAGCAGCTTCGTCACCCAGCCGGCGCTGCAGGCCGGATGCGTGATCCGAAGGGAGAACTGGGCCGTGCTGCGCAAGGAAGGAGCGATCACTCCTGCCCAGGAGCGGGAGTGCAAACAGCGGATGAACACCTTCGCCTACATCGGCTCAATCCGCGACAAACCCTTTGTGCGCTGCGTCTACCAAACAGACGTGCGCGAGAACAAATTCATCACCAAAGGCGTGGCCGACGACTCGGTGGGCTTGACCCCAGAGGCGGATCAGTTCTGA
- a CDS encoding LysR family transcriptional regulator, with protein MADLPFTLDQLRILRAIVSEGSFKKAADSLFVTQPAVSLQIQNLEKQLEVSLFDRGGRKAQLTEAGHLLLGYCDRILSQCHEACRALDDLHNLKGGSLVVGASQTTGTYLMPRMIGLFRQKYPDVAVQLHVHSTRRTGWSVANGQIDLAIIGGELPSELNELLQVVPYASDELALVLPVKHPLARLMELSKDDLYRLGFVCLDSQSTTRKMVDQLLARSGLDVQRLRIEMELNSLEAIKNAVQAGLGAAFLPVVSIERELNAGTLHKPAVVDLQVRRQLKLISHPARYCSRASDAFRRDVLPLFASPDSPLRQVRTGLATPDEDGESRPAQAQN; from the coding sequence ATGGCCGATCTGCCCTTCACCCTGGATCAACTGCGCATTCTGCGGGCCATCGTCAGCGAGGGCAGTTTCAAAAAAGCTGCCGACAGCCTGTTCGTGACCCAGCCGGCCGTCAGCCTGCAGATTCAGAACCTCGAAAAGCAGCTGGAGGTGTCGCTGTTTGACCGCGGTGGCCGAAAAGCTCAGCTGACTGAGGCAGGGCATCTGCTGCTCGGCTACTGCGACCGGATCCTGAGCCAGTGCCATGAGGCCTGCCGCGCCCTCGACGACCTCCACAACCTCAAGGGTGGGTCGTTGGTGGTCGGTGCCAGTCAGACCACGGGTACCTATCTGATGCCTCGGATGATCGGGCTGTTCCGGCAGAAATATCCCGATGTTGCGGTGCAGTTGCATGTGCACAGCACGCGCCGTACCGGCTGGAGCGTGGCTAACGGCCAGATCGATCTGGCCATCATCGGTGGGGAGTTGCCCTCCGAACTCAATGAGTTGCTGCAGGTGGTGCCCTACGCCAGTGATGAACTGGCTTTGGTGTTGCCGGTGAAGCACCCGCTGGCTCGGTTGATGGAACTGAGCAAAGACGACCTTTATCGCCTTGGGTTTGTTTGCCTGGATTCCCAATCCACTACGCGCAAGATGGTCGATCAGCTGTTGGCTCGTTCAGGCCTGGATGTTCAGCGTCTGCGGATCGAGATGGAGCTCAATTCGCTGGAAGCGATCAAAAATGCAGTGCAGGCAGGTCTTGGTGCCGCGTTCCTGCCGGTGGTGTCGATTGAGCGGGAGTTGAATGCCGGCACCCTGCACAAGCCCGCGGTGGTGGATCTGCAGGTGCGCCGCCAGCTCAAATTGATCAGCCATCCCGCCCGGTATTGCTCCCGGGCCTCCGATGCCTTCCGCAGGGACGTGCTCCCTCTGTTTGCCAGCCCCGATAGCCCGTTGCGCCAGGTGCGCACAGGACTGGCAACACCCGATGAGGACGGCGAAAGCCGACCTGCACAGGCTCAGAACTGA
- a CDS encoding RNA-binding protein: MSARLYVGNLPQTFESKELESLLASVGEGIRFKAVLDRETGACRGFGFANVNDEKVADAVIEQLNGKDFGGNALRIERSERRDNNAGGGGRRGGPGASHAPGSARKAVNKVVHSDAKAEEAPDPRWAGELAKLKDLLANQKTAV, encoded by the coding sequence ATGAGCGCTCGCCTTTACGTCGGCAACCTGCCGCAGACTTTTGAATCCAAGGAGCTGGAGAGCCTGCTGGCCAGCGTCGGGGAAGGAATCCGCTTCAAAGCCGTGCTCGACCGGGAGACCGGTGCTTGCCGTGGTTTCGGCTTCGCCAACGTCAACGACGAGAAAGTTGCTGATGCGGTGATCGAACAGCTCAACGGCAAAGATTTCGGCGGTAACGCCCTGCGCATCGAGCGCTCCGAGCGCCGTGACAACAACGCAGGTGGCGGCGGACGCCGCGGCGGCCCTGGCGCTTCCCATGCTCCTGGCTCTGCCCGCAAGGCCGTCAATAAGGTGGTCCACAGCGACGCCAAAGCTGAAGAAGCTCCCGATCCCCGCTGGGCCGGTGAGCTGGCCAAGCTCAAGGATCTTCTGGCCAATCAGAAAACTGCCGTCTGA
- a CDS encoding CCA tRNA nucleotidyltransferase, whose protein sequence is MPPPAAEGSILEANPADQAELLRDALAPQRWPVPLESFPPGSALVGGAVRDALLGRLSSTPDLDLVVPADALGETRRLAKRYGGACVVLDEQRDMARLVVKGWTIDLARQEGANLTADLQRRDYRINAIALRLAPTPELVDPCGGLQDLNAGLLTAVAEQNLIDDPLRLLRGIRIAAELNFKIAADTWPLLNKHRKALPKAAPERIQAELTKLVQAPGADQAMEQLRCSGLLSPWAPTEDAGSQADLKRPPEPLTPSAASLTQEERQAALPLVRLTGLLSDHGLKTLRFSRRQIQRCGVLRRWQQMDDGLGFDSLSEERRLKLHTELGDDLPALILQLQPPFQEAWLERWRNPVDPLFHPQPPLDGTTLQDALGITPGPQLGQLLQHLAVERAFGRLPNREAALTAARRWWMTSQPPRCD, encoded by the coding sequence ATGCCTCCCCCTGCCGCTGAGGGTTCCATTCTGGAGGCCAATCCCGCCGATCAGGCGGAGCTGTTGCGGGATGCCTTAGCCCCGCAACGCTGGCCAGTGCCTCTGGAGTCGTTTCCACCAGGCAGTGCCCTGGTGGGTGGAGCGGTGCGGGATGCCCTGCTGGGACGGCTCAGCTCGACCCCCGACCTTGATCTGGTGGTGCCGGCGGATGCCCTGGGGGAAACCCGCCGTCTTGCCAAGCGCTATGGCGGTGCCTGCGTCGTGCTGGACGAACAGCGCGACATGGCCCGGTTGGTGGTGAAAGGCTGGACGATCGACTTGGCCCGCCAAGAGGGGGCCAACCTCACCGCTGACCTGCAACGACGGGACTACCGCATTAACGCCATTGCCCTGCGCCTGGCCCCCACCCCCGAGTTGGTGGACCCCTGCGGCGGCCTTCAGGACCTCAACGCTGGGCTGCTGACAGCCGTGGCGGAGCAGAACCTGATCGATGATCCCTTGCGCCTGTTGCGGGGGATCCGCATTGCGGCGGAACTGAACTTCAAGATCGCGGCGGACACCTGGCCCCTCTTGAACAAACATCGAAAGGCACTGCCCAAGGCGGCACCCGAACGGATTCAGGCCGAACTGACCAAGTTGGTGCAAGCCCCCGGCGCTGATCAAGCCATGGAGCAACTGCGCTGCAGTGGGCTGCTCTCTCCCTGGGCCCCAACCGAAGACGCTGGCTCTCAAGCCGATCTCAAGAGACCTCCAGAGCCCCTCACACCGTCTGCAGCCTCTCTCACCCAGGAGGAACGCCAAGCCGCCCTGCCCCTCGTGCGGCTGACCGGACTGCTGAGCGACCACGGTCTCAAGACCTTGCGGTTCAGCCGCCGTCAGATCCAGCGCTGTGGGGTGTTGCGCCGCTGGCAGCAGATGGACGACGGCCTCGGTTTCGACTCGTTGTCTGAAGAGCGACGCCTGAAGCTCCACACCGAACTGGGGGATGACCTGCCCGCGCTGATCCTGCAGCTTCAACCGCCTTTTCAAGAGGCGTGGCTGGAACGCTGGCGCAACCCCGTCGACCCCTTGTTTCATCCCCAGCCACCGCTGGACGGCACCACCTTGCAAGATGCATTGGGCATCACCCCTGGCCCCCAACTCGGTCAGCTTCTGCAACACCTTGCTGTTGAACGGGCCTTCGGTCGCTTGCCGAACCGAGAGGCGGCATTGACCGCCGCTCGCCGATGGTGGATGACCTCCCAGCCACCACGCTGTGATTAA
- a CDS encoding Ycf34 family protein yields MCICVDCRWVDRCQAYHAVERQHGAVHLSEDPDLVPEQPRIHISVHDLPGGQAGIEWDVRSCASFEAEPGRWQRLRPGVELPR; encoded by the coding sequence ATGTGCATCTGCGTGGATTGCCGCTGGGTGGATCGATGTCAGGCCTATCACGCGGTGGAGCGTCAGCATGGCGCTGTTCACCTCAGCGAGGATCCGGATCTGGTGCCTGAGCAGCCGCGGATTCACATCAGCGTTCATGATCTTCCCGGCGGTCAGGCCGGGATCGAATGGGACGTGCGCAGTTGCGCCAGTTTTGAGGCCGAGCCAGGGCGTTGGCAGCGCCTGCGGCCCGGAGTGGAGCTGCCGCGATGA
- a CDS encoding YdcF family protein, giving the protein MGSRWGWVAGAGLLGVVCALPLRPYHQALVTAQPPERILVLGGDVDRERAGLQLARRLNLPLVVSGGSNPEYAHWLMETEGLREGQVVLDYRANDTLGNFTSLVDDLREQGVQHVLLVTSEDHLPRALTVGSLVAGSRGIRLTGVPVSCGVDCVQESPGKRWGDGLRALAWVITGRDLKPWARAQWERLVSSP; this is encoded by the coding sequence ATGGGCAGCCGCTGGGGGTGGGTTGCTGGCGCTGGATTGCTCGGCGTGGTGTGTGCTTTGCCTCTCCGGCCTTATCACCAAGCTCTTGTCACGGCTCAGCCGCCGGAACGGATTCTGGTGCTGGGGGGCGATGTGGACCGGGAGCGGGCCGGCCTTCAGCTGGCGCGTCGGCTCAATCTGCCGCTTGTGGTGAGCGGGGGCAGCAATCCCGAATATGCCCACTGGTTGATGGAGACCGAAGGGTTGCGGGAGGGCCAGGTGGTGCTGGATTACCGCGCCAATGACACCCTCGGGAATTTCACATCCCTTGTGGATGACCTCCGTGAGCAGGGTGTTCAGCATGTGTTGCTGGTGACCAGCGAAGACCATCTCCCCCGCGCGCTCACGGTGGGCAGCCTGGTGGCAGGGAGCCGAGGGATTCGTTTGACCGGTGTACCCGTGTCCTGTGGTGTGGACTGTGTGCAGGAAAGTCCAGGAAAACGCTGGGGCGATGGCCTGCGTGCCCTGGCTTGGGTGATTACGGGAAGGGATCTGAAACCCTGGGCTCGAGCTCAGTGGGAACGCTTGGTGAGCAGCCCCTGA
- a CDS encoding 1-acyl-sn-glycerol-3-phosphate acyltransferase → MSVVQPDPARENPALVKRPPRPSLTYRLVSALLVFPLFRGLFRGRISGCQNVPMQGPLVVVANHGSHLDPPLLGHALGRPVAFMAKAELFAVPLLGSLIRALAAYPVKRGASDREAIRTATARLQEGWATGVFLDGTRQPDGRVNQPMPGAALLAARSGAALLPVAIINSHRALGTGQSRPRLVPIQIRVGEPLPPPASRRKPDLEATTLELQRRINALLDQGLLTKRSH, encoded by the coding sequence GTGAGCGTGGTGCAGCCTGATCCGGCCCGTGAAAACCCGGCGCTGGTAAAGCGACCACCCCGCCCCAGCCTCACCTACAGGCTGGTGAGTGCTCTGCTGGTCTTCCCCCTGTTCCGAGGCCTGTTCCGTGGGCGGATCAGCGGTTGTCAGAACGTTCCGATGCAGGGCCCACTGGTGGTGGTGGCCAACCACGGCTCCCATCTCGACCCTCCCCTCCTGGGTCATGCCCTTGGACGCCCTGTGGCCTTCATGGCCAAAGCGGAACTGTTTGCTGTCCCCCTACTCGGCTCTCTGATCCGGGCCTTGGCGGCCTATCCCGTCAAACGGGGAGCCAGTGATCGGGAAGCGATTCGCACGGCGACAGCCCGCCTGCAGGAGGGCTGGGCCACGGGGGTGTTCCTCGACGGCACGCGCCAGCCCGACGGACGGGTCAATCAACCCATGCCAGGCGCGGCCCTGCTGGCCGCCCGCAGCGGCGCTGCCCTGCTGCCTGTGGCGATCATCAACAGCCATCGCGCGCTCGGCACGGGCCAGAGCCGTCCGCGCCTGGTGCCCATCCAGATCCGAGTGGGGGAGCCGCTTCCGCCTCCGGCCAGTCGGCGCAAACCCGACCTGGAAGCCACCACCCTGGAACTGCAGCGGCGCATCAACGCCCTGCTGGATCAGGGGCTGCTCACCAAGCGTTCCCACTGA
- a CDS encoding NnrU family protein, translated as MFALLVLFAVIHSGGAALRNHAEAKIGARAWRLLFAAASIPSAVVVIGYFLAHRYDGIRLWNLQGVPGLIPVIWVLTAISFLFLYPATYNLLEIPAVLKPQVRMYATGIIRISRHPQAVGQILWCISHALWIGSSFMVVTCIGLIGHHLFAIWHGDRRLQARFGDAFTELRANTSVAPFVAVLDGRQQLTWAEFLRPAQLGIVIAVGVFWWAHRFIPIGTTAFLHSRLESLLG; from the coding sequence ATGTTCGCCCTTCTGGTGCTGTTCGCCGTGATCCACAGCGGCGGTGCCGCTCTGCGCAACCACGCTGAGGCCAAAATCGGTGCCCGTGCCTGGCGTCTGCTGTTTGCCGCCGCCAGCATTCCTTCCGCTGTTGTGGTGATCGGCTATTTCCTGGCCCACCGCTACGACGGCATTCGACTGTGGAATCTGCAGGGGGTGCCAGGCCTCATCCCCGTGATCTGGGTGCTGACCGCCATCAGTTTTCTGTTCCTGTATCCGGCCACCTACAACCTGCTGGAAATCCCAGCCGTGCTCAAACCTCAGGTGCGGATGTATGCCACCGGGATCATTCGCATCAGCCGCCACCCCCAGGCGGTGGGCCAGATCCTCTGGTGCATCAGCCATGCCCTCTGGATCGGAAGCAGTTTCATGGTGGTGACCTGCATCGGCCTGATCGGCCATCACCTGTTTGCCATCTGGCATGGCGATCGGCGCCTGCAGGCCCGCTTCGGTGATGCCTTCACGGAGTTGCGAGCCAACACCTCTGTGGCGCCGTTCGTCGCCGTGCTGGATGGTCGTCAGCAGCTGACCTGGGCGGAATTTCTACGCCCTGCCCAACTGGGAATTGTCATTGCCGTGGGGGTGTTCTGGTGGGCCCACCGTTTCATCCCGATCGGCACCACTGCGTTTCTCCACTCCCGACTGGAGAGCCTGCTGGGCTGA
- the tsaB gene encoding tRNA (adenosine(37)-N6)-threonylcarbamoyltransferase complex dimerization subunit type 1 TsaB, whose product MSRWLLALHSSTPVLGVAVLDLDDPQGSRRVLTRPAGRELTNGLPAAVQELLPPDQWSAIVRLAVATGPGGFTGTRLTVVMARTLAQQLDCPLDGISSFALMAPRLARQGALASPHDPFWIVQTLPRRGQVGGAYQVCEGDAVEELQVPHLLAEDEMVQPALTMSEDVEADVSRLLDCCLAAHQRGLPSPWTAVLPIYPTSPVGVV is encoded by the coding sequence ATGAGCCGTTGGTTGCTGGCTCTGCACAGTTCCACCCCTGTGCTGGGAGTGGCGGTGCTGGATCTGGATGATCCCCAGGGCAGCCGCCGGGTGCTGACCCGGCCTGCTGGGCGTGAACTCACCAATGGTCTTCCGGCTGCTGTGCAGGAGCTGTTGCCTCCGGATCAGTGGTCAGCGATCGTGCGGCTGGCGGTGGCTACCGGGCCCGGTGGGTTTACAGGCACACGCCTGACGGTGGTGATGGCGCGCACGCTGGCCCAGCAGCTCGACTGCCCGCTGGATGGAATCAGCAGCTTTGCCCTGATGGCCCCTCGGCTGGCACGCCAAGGGGCGTTGGCGTCGCCGCACGACCCCTTCTGGATCGTGCAGACCCTGCCGCGCCGTGGTCAGGTCGGGGGCGCCTACCAAGTGTGTGAGGGTGATGCGGTGGAGGAGCTGCAGGTGCCCCATCTTTTGGCCGAGGACGAGATGGTGCAGCCGGCCCTGACCATGAGCGAAGACGTGGAAGCCGATGTGAGCCGGTTGCTGGACTGCTGCCTGGCGGCGCATCAGCGCGGTCTCCCCAGCCCTTGGACCGCTGTGTTGCCGATCTACCCCACCTCTCCGGTGGGGGTGGTGTAA
- a CDS encoding NAD(P)H-quinone oxidoreductase subunit M yields the protein MAETLLKCTTRHVRLFTAKVENNNLVPDPEQLTLDLDPDNEFIWNDSCIAKVQQRFKDLVESHAGAELSDYNLRRIGTELEGCIRQLLQAGELSYNPDCRVLNYSMGLPRSPELL from the coding sequence ATGGCTGAGACTCTGCTCAAGTGCACCACCCGCCACGTGCGGCTGTTCACCGCCAAGGTGGAGAACAACAACCTGGTGCCGGACCCCGAGCAGCTGACCCTCGATCTCGACCCCGACAACGAATTCATCTGGAACGACAGCTGCATTGCCAAGGTGCAGCAACGGTTTAAAGATCTGGTCGAAAGCCATGCCGGTGCTGAGCTGAGCGACTACAACCTGCGCCGCATCGGCACAGAACTGGAAGGCTGCATCCGCCAACTGCTCCAGGCCGGAGAACTGAGCTACAACCCCGATTGTCGGGTGCTGAATTACTCGATGGGACTGCCCCGCTCGCCTGAACTGCTTTGA
- the fabD gene encoding ACP S-malonyltransferase: MAIAWVFPGQGSQKVGMADPVISLPGAEERFALASRLLGRDLLAICRGETSDADGPADLNDTRNTQPALFVVESLIVDELRRQGREPALVAGHSLGELVALYAAGVFDAATGLELMLKRSTLMANAGGGAMTAVIGFDRDQLDSLVAAHEGVVIANDNSAAQVVLSGTPEAVKAVSAELTCKRAIPLPVSGAFHSPFMADAADAFASHLDSVTFEDARVPVLSNTDPSPSCDAGVIKQRLRDQMTRGVRWRETMEAMTAAKVDTLVEIGPGNVLSGLAKRSMSGVVASQLASAGDLGL, encoded by the coding sequence ATGGCGATCGCCTGGGTGTTCCCTGGTCAGGGGTCTCAGAAAGTCGGCATGGCCGACCCTGTGATCAGCCTGCCTGGCGCTGAAGAACGCTTTGCCCTGGCCTCGCGGCTTCTCGGTCGTGATCTGCTGGCGATCTGCCGTGGCGAAACCAGTGACGCCGACGGTCCCGCCGACCTCAACGACACCCGCAACACCCAGCCCGCCCTGTTCGTGGTGGAGTCGCTGATCGTCGACGAACTGCGCCGACAAGGACGGGAACCGGCCCTGGTGGCTGGCCACAGCCTGGGAGAGCTGGTGGCTCTCTATGCCGCCGGCGTTTTCGATGCCGCCACTGGCCTGGAGTTGATGCTCAAGCGCTCCACCCTGATGGCCAATGCTGGCGGTGGAGCGATGACGGCCGTGATCGGCTTCGATCGTGACCAGCTCGACTCCCTGGTGGCCGCCCATGAGGGCGTGGTAATTGCCAACGACAACAGTGCCGCCCAGGTGGTGCTGTCTGGCACCCCCGAGGCGGTCAAAGCCGTGAGTGCTGAACTCACCTGCAAACGTGCCATTCCTTTGCCGGTGTCTGGGGCATTCCATTCCCCCTTCATGGCCGACGCGGCGGACGCCTTCGCCTCCCACCTCGACAGTGTGACCTTTGAAGATGCCCGCGTGCCGGTGCTCAGCAACACCGATCCCAGCCCCAGCTGCGATGCCGGAGTGATCAAGCAGCGCCTGCGGGATCAGATGACCCGTGGTGTGCGCTGGCGCGAAACCATGGAGGCCATGACCGCTGCCAAGGTGGACACCCTGGTGGAGATCGGCCCCGGCAACGTGCTCAGTGGTCTGGCCAAACGCTCCATGAGCGGCGTGGTTGCCAGCCAGCTGGCCAGTGCCGGCGACCTGGGACTGTGA